From a single Rutidosis leptorrhynchoides isolate AG116_Rl617_1_P2 chromosome 5, CSIRO_AGI_Rlap_v1, whole genome shotgun sequence genomic region:
- the LOC139849324 gene encoding uncharacterized protein — protein sequence MRDRSKFCVFHDDYGHDTNRCRDLAELIAEAYEQGKLDHLIAHNSTSTANAIIMPTEANTLNEPNMVERKAPAVKNLGVKMVSKKENQRGIQVINVVEVQGEMSVHVDTDSSVDVMYEQCFSKLPANIQALMKPTAVSLAGFSGESTWPVGQLELQMELVDDCDESLRRQALLNLYIMRNQSRFNMILGRIALGMFGAIPSTIHGMVKFSANKGIGTLTSAEVEPFCAMIMASENMGVEWHSIHSE from the exons ATGCGCGATCGGTCAaagttttgtgttttccatgacgattatggtcatgacaccaatcgctgTAGAGATTTGGCGGAATTGATCGCGGAGGCATATGAGCAAGGTAAGTTGGACCATTTAATCGCGCATAATAGTACAAGTACTGCGAATGCaattataatgcctacagaagccAATACCTTAAATGAGCCAAATatggttgagcgaaaggctcccgcgGTGAAAAATCTGGGTGTAAAGATGGTGAGTAAGAAAGAAAACCAGCGTGGAATCCAGGTCATTAATGTGGTAGAAGTTCAAGGTGAAATGTCA gtacatgtggacacTGATAGCAGTGTAGATGTCATGTATGAACAATGTTTTAGCAAACTGCCCGCAAACATtcaggctttgatgaaacctactgcggtttcacttgctggATTCTCAGGCGAATCAACCTGGCCTGTTGGCCAATTAGAATTACAAATGGAGCTAGTTGATGATTGTGATGAGTCGTTAAGGCGTCAAGCTTTATTAaatctgtacataatgcgaaatcagTCGCGGTTtaatatgatacttgggcgcatTGCTTTGGGCATGTTTGGCGCTATCCCTTCTACTATACATGGCATGGTGAAATTTTCTGCTAATAAGGGAATTGGTACGCTAACTTCTGCAGAAGTGGAACCTTTTTGCGCTATGATTATGGCAAGTGAAAATATGGGTGTCGAGTGGCATTCAATCCACTCTGAATAA